A single Anopheles maculipalpis chromosome 3RL, idAnoMacuDA_375_x, whole genome shotgun sequence DNA region contains:
- the LOC126561361 gene encoding protein prickle-like gives MTASESPTKSTVRLAKTNTSQHNNTSTGGASATAGVGSGGGGTVITKQWWKVCFLYGGNQEKYYRQIYGKAASERLAAASAKQMTVTSEDTHGGSNERARSCNANVKVTGKTVLTGPMKKLSPSSPFRASPSVNGSASPALEDGFRFRQGSPVIKSASSRSSLAMPTVLPGPSECSSRLNPPVGILRKRVTVLDDLFLLGNSVELLGSELEGEVDEQRSDSGINVDARQPSPQIAAEEQQRFECHRPGMRRTFHLSGDELRLLNFDHEQDNAGSIPYAVSNGTSTTPAISAHKQQISTASNPSTSSSTATTTTSSSAKASTGNLLRRPLLNAAGNAGGSLAGTPITTGASVAVTSNNEVSSLNPSVQMSYPYQKSHHQSHPQNGHPQHQLLLQQHTHQQQDISSHHAHHAHGHPYGYDVGRSPLRSPQSPPVYSSKPPPPPPQSYLYQTPTHHCPQPLSGAGQPNVPGIQGHHPLTGVVGRSGSADCFMLPPLQPQSPDGLPTVTNSSSTATNAPSLGSVYPHHQAYSSLGSSHHPFHSPSSAAALIGPSMPHHPQQIPFSSIHQHLLGNGTGGPSTALGSNSIGGAQAGSGSVGMIGVGGAGGPLGGPGTGGGGGGVGGVGAGGGGIGAGGGMGGHNFSQSDDDSGCALEEYTWVPPGLRPDQVHLYFSAVPEDKVPYVNSIGERHRVRQLLQQLPPHDNEVRYCHSLTDEERKELKLFSAQRKREALGRGTVKQITTTLICERCGEYASSGDMMVFASRFEPNTCWHPACFACFVCKELLVDLIYFHRENRLYCGRHHAETLKPRCSACDEIILADECTEAEGRAWHIKHFACFECDKQLGGQRYIMRDGKPYCLHCFDAMFAEYCDYCSEPIGVDQGQMSHDGQHWHATDQCFACSTCRCSLLGRPFLPRRGEIYCSIACSKGEPPTPSDGSLPAAAALLHGNARINRTLENEQEREDGKEYDHTNAKSYRNSPSHRSTRSPEPLRSPDRSTVCLSPSHIEASNAESNFDGNGNDEMTLSCYTAATSITTSLSAATGNTSTTLATTATNNTAIESIISANDHEVQSQESTKGKSDRERLLSSASNATGTTSDTSSGGVGDSNRHRIPQCSPELNRLLHKDRSRQPLDLTDLGHSLEQHWQSERAGSETISVTTAAATVRTQIATTDGPILTTSMPELNRCLAPGIGSPRISRTNSPMSMPVQDSVVAMGNDEDLDEQNQNASDASHSIVELPTPPPIVIKKEVRFEGDFQDSLPRTKSYCQRNGGQRNRTAKSSKRRSDYDRYEHGSSSSRRHHHSVSQQQHQHDRHDRTSDRHGSSSRRSPRRRRHNTRDEPSHRRSYASDEDELEEDETDNYRRHHHSHNREQRSIDDSDVRSVCSTCSSSSSSADDNVYELPLRRTSYGGTRIHYMPNNSLACARKRKQLQIAGVGSQHYEKDNKNCIIS, from the exons ATGACGGCAAGCGAAAGTCCCACGAAATCAACGGTGCGGCTAGCGAAAACAAACACCTCGCAACATAATAACACCTCTACTGGGGGAGCAAGCGCAACGGCTGGagttggtagtggtggtggaggaacaGTCATCACGAAACAATGGTGGAAGGTATGCTTTCTTTATGGAGGGAACCAGGAGAAATACTACCGCCAGATCTACGGCAAAGCGGCATCAGAGCGGTTGGCGGCTGCCAGTGCCAAGCAGATGACCGTCACGTCAGAAGACACGCACGGTGGTAGTAACGAACGGGCCAGAAGCTGTAATGCAAATGTTAAAGTCACCGGTAAAACCGTTCTAACAGGTCCGATGAAAAAGCTTTCACCGTCGAGTCCGTTCCGAGCGTCACCATCAGTGAACGGTTCCGCATCTCCTGCACTGGAGGATGGTTTTCGATTCCGCCAAGGGTCTCCGGTTATAAAATCGGCTTCCTCCCGATCGAGTCTTGCTATGCCAACAGTACTACCTGGACCTAGTGAGTGTTCTTCACGTCTGAATCCTCCCGTCGGAATTCTTCGGAAACGGGTGACAGTACTGGACGATTTGTTCCTACTGGGCAATAGCGTAGAACTGCTTGGCTCTGAGCTGGAGGGGGAAGTAGACGAGCAGCGGTCGGACAGTGGCATCAACGTGGATGCTCGGCAACCGTCACCACAGATAGCGGCCGAAGAACAACAGCGTTTTGAATGCCATCGGCCTGGCATGCGACGAACATTTCACCTTAGCGGAGATGAGCTACGCCTGCTCAACTTTGACCACGAGCAAGACAACGCAGGTTCTATTCCCTATGCTGTTTCCAACGGTACCTCTACGACGCCAGCAATATCTGCCCATAAGCAACAAATTAGTACCGCAAGCAatccatcaacatcatcatcaacagcaacaacgacaacaTCGTCGTCAGCGAAGGCTTCCACCGGGAACCTGTTGCGACGGCCACTACTAAATGCCGCTGGAAATGCTGGTGGATCGTTAGCGGGAACACCGATTACAACGGGAGCTTCGGTCGCAGTGACAAGCAACAATGA AGTGTCATCGTTGAATCCATCAGTACAAATGTCGTATCCATACCAAAAATCGCATCATCAATCGCATCCGCAGAATGGGCATCCACAGCATCAGCTGTTGCTACAACAACATACCCATCAGCAGCAGGATATCTCATCACACCATGCCCACCATGCTCACGGGCACCCGTATGGCTACGATGTGGGGCGTAGTCCACTCCGAAGCCCACAATCGCCTCCTGTGTACAGCAGTAAgcctccaccacctccaccacaaTCCTACCTCTATCAAACACCAACCCATCATTGCCCTCAGCCACTCTCAGGAGCGGGCCAGCCGAACGTACCAGGCATTCAGGGACACCATCCCCTGACTGGTGTGGTTGGTAGGAGTGGTTCGGCGGATTGTTTCATGCTACCACCTCTGCAGCCCCAATCACCGGACGGTTTGCCAACTGTGACGAACTCCAGCAGCACGGCCACGAATGCACCATCGTTGGGTTCTGTTTACCCGCATCATCAGGCATATTCATCGCTCGGATCGTCTCATCATCCGTTCCATTCGCCTTCATCGGCGGCTGCCCTCATTGGACCATCGATGCCACATCATCCGCAACAGATACCCTTTTCCTCGATACATCAACATCTTCTCGGAAACGGCACTGGAGGCCCGTCGACGGCACTTGGTTCAAACTCGATTGGAGGAGCCCAGGCAGGATCTGGAAGCGTGGGGATGATAGGTGtaggtggtgctggtggaccACTTGGCGGTCCTGGCACAGGAGGCGGAGGGGGTGGAGTAGGAGGAGTTGGAGCAGGCGGTGGTGGAATCGGTGCTGGTGGCGGTATGGGAGGTCATAACTTCTCGCAATCGGATGATGATAGTGGTTGCGCACTGGAGGAGTACACCTGGGTTCCGCCTGGGTTACGTCCGGATCAG GTCCATCTGTACTTTTCCGCCGTCCCGGAGGATAAGGTTCCGTATGTAAACAGTATCGGCGAGCGACATCGAGTTCGACAGCTGCTTCAACAGCTTCCACCGCACGATAATGAA GTTCGCTACTGTCACTCGCTGACCGATGAAGAACGTAAAGAGTTGAAGCTGTTCTCTGCCCAGCGTAAGCGAGAAGCTTTGGGACGTGGGACAGTCAAACAGATAACGACCACCTTAATTTGCGAGCGA TGTGGAGAGTATGCGTCTTCCGGTGACATGATGGTGTTTGCGTCGCGGTTCGAACCCAACACCTGCTGGCATCCGGCCTGTTTCGCTTGCTTTGTTTGCAAGGAGCTGTTGGTCGATTTGATCTACTTCCATCGCGAGAATCGGTTGTACTGTGGTCGACATCATGCCGAAACACTCAAACCCAGATGCTCCGCGTGTGACGAG ATTATCCTGGCCGACGAGTGCACGGAAGCGGAGGGGCGCGCATGGCATATCAAACACTTTGCCTGTTTCGAATGCGACAAACAGCTTGGTGGTCAGAG GTACATCATGCGAGACGGTAAGCCATACTGTCTACACTGTTTCGACGCCATGTTTGCCGAGTACTGCGATTATTGCAGTGAGCCCATTGGTGTGGACCAGGGACAAATGAGCCACGATGGCCAGCACTGGCATGCGACGGATCAATGTTTCGCCTGCAGTACCTGTCGCTGTTCATTACTCGGTCGTCCATTCTTGCCTCGCCGTGGTGAAATCTACTGCTCAATAGCCTGCAGTAAAGGTGAACCACCGACACCCTCGGATGGCTCATTACCAGCTGCCGCTGCCCTGCTACACGGCAACGCACGAATCAATCGAACTCTCGAGAATGAGCAGGAAAGAGAAGATGGTAAAGAATACGATCATACGAACGCCAAATCATACCGAAATTCTCCATCGCATCGGAGTACTCGATCGCCGGAACCGCTTCGAAGTCCGGACAGGAGTACAGTGTGTCTCTCACCATCACATATCGAAGCAAGCAATGCAGAGTCCAACTTTGATGGCAATGGAAACGATGAAATGACTCTGTCTTGCTACACGGCTGCCACCAGCATAACGACATCTTTGTCGGCTGCAACGGGTAACACCAGCACAACACTTGCCACTACTGCCACCAACAATACTGCCATCGAGTCGATAATTTCAGCCAACGATCATGAAGTACAAAGCCAAGAAAGCACCAAGGGCAAAAGCGATCGCGAGCGCCTGCTCAGTTCCGCTTCCAACGCAACAGGGACAACTTCGGACACGTCAAGTGGCGGTGTGGGTGATTCTAACCGACACCGCATTCCTCAGTGCTCTCCGGAATTGAATCGATTGTTACACAAAGATCGCAGTCGCCAGCCACTCGATCTGACCGATTTGGGCCACAGTCTTGAACAGCACTGGCAATCGGAACGTGCGGGAAGCGAAACAATCTCTGTTACTACGGCTGCGGCCACCGTTCGGACACAAATAGCAACAACCGATGGACCGATTCTAACGACCTCCATGCCCGAGCTGAACCGTTGTCTAGCACCAGGTATAGGATCGCCTCGGATAAGTAGAACCAACAGTCCAATGTCGATGCCAGTACAGGACAGTGTCGTAGCTATGGGCAATGATGAAGATCTAgacgaacaaaaccaaaacgcaTCGGATGCGTCGCATTCTATCGTGGAACTTCCAACGCCTCCGCCAATAG TTATCAAGAAGGAAGTACGATTCGAGGGAGATTTCCAGGACTCGTTACCCCGTACAAAGAGCTATTGTCAGCGTAACGGCGGACAGCGTAATCGAACAGCGAAATCATCCAAGCGAAGATCAGATTATGATCGCTATGAGCACGGTTCCTCATCATCCCGGCGTCATCATCACTCAGTgtcacagcaacaacatcagcacgATCGGCACGATCGCACTAGTGATCGACACGGTTCCTCTAGCAGACGTTCCCCTCGTCGTCGACGCCATAATACTCGCGACGAGCCAAGCCATCGGAGAAGCTATGCCTCGGATGAGGATGAGCTGGAAGAGGACGAGACTGACAACTACCGCCGACATCATCATTCCCATAATCGGGAACAGCGATCGATAGATGACTCGGACGTACGCAGCGTTTGCTCCACATGTTCATCCAGCTCTTCCAGTGCTGATGACAATGTGTACGAGCTGCCTCTCCGACGCACGTCGTACGGGGGTACTCGGATACACTATATGCCAAACAATTCGCTGGCGTGTGCCAGAAAACGGAAGCAGCTGCAGATAGCTGGTGTTGGTAGTCAACATTATGAGAAGGACAATAAGAACTGTATCATATCGTAG
- the LOC126563203 gene encoding uncharacterized protein LOC126563203 gives MVVKASDDIKMVEVNGFHTVGIGASARKALLSALEDKRLVVGLASAIRSLAANPEQYNFCFLAPSSESGSHMQEVLMEAFCFEHDIYIIRVDSADKLSRLVQSPVIASCALVRKLPAKMARRMNNAFRRSESILIEHCELYWDEPHKPVIKLPEK, from the exons ATGGTTGTGAAGGCATCCGACGACATAAAGATGGTGGAGGTAAACGGATTCCACACTGTTGGGATTGGCGCTAGTGCCCGAAAGGCTCTGCTAAGCGCTCTGGAGGATAAGCGACTAGTTGTTGGATTGGCCAGTGCAATTCGAAGCTTGGCCGCTAATCCGGAACAGTAcaacttttgctttttggctCCTAGCTCCGAGAGCGGCAGTCACATGCAGGAGGTGCTAATGgaagcgttttgttttgagcACGACATATACATTATTCGG GTTGACAGTGCGGACAAACTGAGTCGCCTGGTGCAATCGCCGGTTATCGCTTCGTGTGCATTGGTACGCAAACTACCGGCAAAAATGGCAAGACGAATGAATAACGCCTTCCGCCGTTCAGAAAGCATCTTGATCGAGCACTGCGAACTGTACTGGGATGAGCCACACAAGCCGGTAATCAAATTGCCGGAAAAGTGA